In one window of Brenneria goodwinii DNA:
- the manD gene encoding D-mannonate dehydratase ManD: MKIVSAEVFVTCPGRNFVTLKITTDSGVTGIGDATLNGRELSVASYLKDHLCPQLIGRDAQRIEDIWQFFYKGAYWRRGPVTMSAISAVDMALWDIKGKVANLPLYQLLGGASRTGVMVYCHTTGHTIDEVLDDYAKHRDMGFKAIRVQCGVPGMKTTYGMAKGKGLAYEPATKGDWPEEQLWSTEKYLDFTPKLFEAVREKFGFSEHLLHDMHHRLTPIEAARFGKSIEDYRLFWMEDPTPAENQECFRLIRQHTVTPIAVGEVFNSIWDCKQLIEEQLIDYIRTTITHTGGITGMRRIADFASLYQVRTGSHGPSDLSPICMAAALHFDLWVPNFGVQEYMGYSEQMLEVFPHNWVFDDGYMHPGDKPGLGIEFDEKLAAKYPYEPAYLPVARLEDGTLWNW, from the coding sequence GTGAAAATTGTCAGCGCAGAAGTGTTTGTTACCTGTCCGGGGCGTAATTTCGTCACCCTGAAAATCACCACGGACAGCGGAGTGACCGGAATTGGTGATGCGACGCTCAACGGCCGTGAACTGTCGGTTGCCTCTTACCTCAAAGATCATCTTTGCCCGCAACTGATTGGCCGCGATGCTCAGCGGATTGAAGATATTTGGCAGTTTTTTTATAAAGGCGCCTATTGGCGTCGCGGCCCGGTGACGATGTCGGCCATTTCAGCCGTGGATATGGCGCTGTGGGATATCAAGGGCAAAGTCGCCAACCTGCCGCTCTATCAATTACTGGGCGGCGCATCGCGCACCGGCGTAATGGTCTATTGCCACACCACCGGCCATACTATCGATGAAGTGCTGGATGATTACGCCAAACATCGCGATATGGGCTTCAAAGCCATTCGCGTGCAGTGCGGCGTACCCGGCATGAAAACCACCTATGGGATGGCGAAAGGCAAAGGACTGGCTTATGAGCCGGCAACCAAGGGCGACTGGCCCGAAGAGCAACTGTGGTCAACGGAAAAGTATCTCGACTTCACGCCGAAATTGTTCGAAGCCGTACGCGAAAAGTTCGGTTTCTCGGAACATCTGCTGCACGACATGCATCACCGGTTGACGCCGATAGAGGCCGCCCGTTTTGGCAAGAGTATTGAGGATTACCGTTTGTTCTGGATGGAAGATCCCACGCCGGCCGAGAATCAGGAATGTTTCCGCTTAATCCGCCAACACACCGTAACGCCGATTGCCGTCGGCGAGGTATTCAACAGCATCTGGGATTGCAAGCAGCTAATCGAAGAGCAGTTGATCGACTATATCCGTACCACCATCACTCATACCGGCGGCATCACCGGGATGCGGCGAATTGCCGATTTTGCATCGTTATACCAGGTTCGCACCGGTTCTCACGGTCCTTCCGATTTGTCGCCCATCTGTATGGCGGCGGCGCTGCACTTCGATCTCTGGGTGCCTAACTTCGGCGTACAGGAATATATGGGCTATTCCGAACAAATGCTGGAAGTGTTCCCGCATAACTGGGTGTTTGACGACGGCTATATGCATCCCGGCGA